One Streptomyces sp. NBC_00223 genomic window carries:
- the def gene encoding peptide deformylase → MPVKPIRIFGDPVLRMTAQPVTTFDLELRNLVKDLTDTMQAAPGAGLAAPQLGISLRVFTYFVEGELGHLINPDLTLTEEEQDGPEGCLSLPGLTYDCKRAFGVVAKGFNMYGDPVTIEGTQRLARCIQHETDHLDGIIFIDRLDAEQRKAAVKAIREAEWAGEGTPQVRISPHGTFGRAL, encoded by the coding sequence GTGCCCGTCAAGCCCATCCGCATCTTCGGCGACCCGGTGCTGCGCATGACGGCGCAGCCGGTCACCACCTTCGACCTCGAACTGCGCAACCTGGTCAAGGACTTGACCGACACCATGCAGGCCGCCCCCGGGGCCGGCCTCGCCGCGCCCCAACTGGGCATCTCGCTGCGGGTGTTCACCTATTTCGTCGAGGGCGAGCTGGGCCATCTGATCAACCCCGACCTCACCCTCACCGAGGAGGAGCAGGACGGCCCCGAGGGCTGCCTGTCCCTGCCGGGCCTGACCTACGACTGCAAGCGCGCGTTCGGCGTCGTCGCCAAGGGCTTCAACATGTACGGCGACCCGGTGACCATCGAGGGCACCCAGCGGCTGGCCCGCTGCATCCAGCACGAGACCGACCACCTGGACGGCATCATCTTCATCGACCGGCTCGACGCCGAGCAGCGCAAGGCCGCCGTGAAGGCGATCCGCGAGGCCGAGTGGGCGGGGGAGGGCACGCCGCAGGTCAGGATCTCCCCGCACGGCACCTTCGGCCGGGCCCTGTGA